The genome window GATCGCGGTGTCGCACGTTTCGCTCAGCTCGAGGATGCCGTTGCCGCACACGGGCGCGCAGTCGAAATCGTTGCGCTCGATCGCCCCGTCGACGGCCGGGCAGCAGCCGTCGCCGTCGATCAACGACTCGATGATCTGGTGGTCGCACTGCGCGGTGCAGCGCTCACCGGTCACCCCGTCGACGGTGCACGCGTCGCCGTCGTCGCAGTCGCCGGAGGCCATCGGACACGCGCCCGCTTCCCCCGCTGCGATGCCGACATCGCACGTCTCGGACGCCTGCACGATGCCGTCGCCGCAGGCGAATACGCACGCGGTGGTGCACTCGTCGTCGTCGTTGGTGTTGCCGTCGTCGCACTGCTCGCCGAAGTCCAGCCGGCCGTTTCCGCACCGGTCGACCGCGGCATCCGGGGTGTCGTCGGAGTCCCCCCCACAGCCGGCGGCCACCAGCCAAGCCGCCGCCGCCGCCACGCGCACTCCATTGGAAAACCAACCCATTCGTCGATGATACGCTCATCGGCGGGTTGCGGGCCAGCGAGCCATTTGTTCGCGGGCCGGCGGCCGCCGCGGGGTATCGTCCGGCCATGGCCTGGCACATCGCGGACAAGGTGTGTGTCGTCACGGGAGCCAACTCGGGTATCGGCAAGTGCGTCGCGACCGAACTCGCGCGCCGCGGCGCCCGCGTCGTGATGGTCTGCCGCGATTTGGACCGCGGCGCAGCCGCGCGCGCCGAGATCGAGGCGACCACCGGCGCGCGCCCCGAGTTGATGCAGTGCGACATGGCGAGCCTCGCGTCCATTCGCCGGTTCGTCGACGATCTGCGCGCGCGCACGGACCGCATCCACGTCCTGATCAACAACGCCGGCGCGATGTTCGACCGGCGCGGCGTCACCGCCGACGGATTCGAGCGCCACTTCGGCGTCAACCACCTGGGCTACTTCGCGGTCACCACGTGGCTGCTCGACCGCCTCGTCGCCGCCGCTCCCGCGCGGGTCGTCTGCGTATCGTCGATGGGCCACCGCCTCGCGCGACTGGACCTCGACGACCTGCAGTGCGAGCGGCGCTACAACCGCATCGTGGCGTACGGCAACTCGAAATTGTGCAACATCCTGTTTACCTACGAACTCGCGCGCCGACTCGAGGGAACCGGTGTCACCGCCAACTGCCTGCACCCGGGCGCCGCCGCCACCGGGTTCGGCCGCAGCGCCGGGCCGCTGTTCGCGGCGCTGATGAAACTCGGCCGGCCGGTGCTCGTGTCCGCCGAGGAGGCCGCGCGCACGCCGCTGTACCTGGCCACGTCTCCTGAAGTCGACGGCGTCACCGGCCGGTACTTCGTCAAGTGCCGGCCCGCGCCCAGCTCGCGCAGGTCGTACGACCGGGATCTGCAACGCCGCCTGTGGGACATCAGCGAACGGCTGATCTCGCCTTACGCTCCGGCCGAAGCGTAAGGCGTGACGCGATTCGCTGCACCCGCAACGATCCGGCGAACCCGGTCGTCTGGTCAGCGGCCCCGGCCGGCGATACACTCGACGCGTGACGCGACGGCTGTGGATTGCGGCGGTCGCCGCGCTCGCGGCGCTCGCCGGCGCCCCCGCGGTCGCCGAGGCCGACTCCGCGCGCGTCGTGCTGGTCGCCCCCGGCCCGGCGCTCGCCGATGCCGTGTCCACGGCCCTCGAGCCGTGGGGAGTCGCGGTCGACGTCGCACCCGCCGGCAGCCTCGGCGACGCACTGCCCGGCGCCGCCCGGCGCGCCCGCACCCTCGCCCGGCGCCGGCAGGCCGACGCGGTCGCGTGGATCTCGACCAACGCCGACGGCGCCGCCGTGTGGATCTACGACGCGCGATCCGACGACGTCGTCGCGCGCCCGCTCGCCGTCGCGCCGCCACTCGATCCGGCGCACGCCGCCGCGGTGGCGCTCACGCTCAAGACGCTGTTGCGCAAGAGTCGCGCCGCGCCGCCGCCGCCCACGTCGACCGCGCCCGCCCGGTCCGTCGGCATCGACAGCGCCGCGGCCGTGCGCGCGCGCCCGGGCGCGGGCGTGCCCGTCGAGCCGCGCCTGGCCCTCACCGCCCTGTGGGGCAGCGGCTGGCTGGTCGCGATCGCCGGCGCGAGCGCGGGCCCCGGCATTCGCGTCGACGAGGTGCGGTTCGTCGGCCGCTACACGGACACGACGGGCATCGTCGGCGCGCGGGTGCAGACCCGGGCGGGCCGGCTCGCGCTCGCGGGCCAGGCGGCGGCCGCGCTGCACGTCACCGCGCTCGACGGGGCGCTGCCGGACGCGGACCGGCGCGTCCACATCCGTCGCGTGAACCCCGCCGTGTCGCTCGGCGCGTCGGTCGCGGTCGCCATCGCGCCCGAGGCCGAGCTCGGCCTGCGGGTCGGCGGCGACCTGCTGTTGCGCACGCAGCGCTACCTCGTCGCCGGCGATCCGGTGCTCGCGCTGCCGCTGGTCGAGGTCGACGCGGCGGTGTGGCTCGCAGTCCGGTTCCTGTGACCGCGGCGCCATCCTCGGCGAGAACAATGCCTTTGTTTCCAACTGGTTGCGTTTTTTCTGCCACCCGCGCGGCCGCCGCCGCCACTGTGTGAGGTGAA of Deltaproteobacteria bacterium contains these proteins:
- a CDS encoding SDR family oxidoreductase, with the translated sequence MAWHIADKVCVVTGANSGIGKCVATELARRGARVVMVCRDLDRGAAARAEIEATTGARPELMQCDMASLASIRRFVDDLRARTDRIHVLINNAGAMFDRRGVTADGFERHFGVNHLGYFAVTTWLLDRLVAAAPARVVCVSSMGHRLARLDLDDLQCERRYNRIVAYGNSKLCNILFTYELARRLEGTGVTANCLHPGAAATGFGRSAGPLFAALMKLGRPVLVSAEEAARTPLYLATSPEVDGVTGRYFVKCRPAPSSRRSYDRDLQRRLWDISERLISPYAPAEA